The following proteins are encoded in a genomic region of Gimesia algae:
- a CDS encoding glycoside hydrolase family 10 protein translates to MFQTLPCLLALTLGFTTGNNQVLDEFNYPSSTEVRKNWQELKGTLPLAMQKSNDQNVLLLSAPFASNREIPRAGMDKAVKLDLSTPGVFTVDVKPEVPDSNHQVSLYFKSGPGWYSAARSVKGNNWQTLRFLKSDFRPEDKPAGWNNIDTIRLVVWRESDSEPNTHFQIRDLKAITNEIVIIVPDPGQQQKDTNTVAAADRIEGFLQTSGINCDRISESELSATSLGKRSVAILPFNPDLSAKACGTLNQFMEQGGKVFLNFHIPPALEKNLGIKKGSYFKPEAPGGLSSIRLKDSKILGLPTEVQQASWNLVTATPSGHGARVVGQWYDEKGKPTGKPALIVSDRGAYFSHLILSDDPIHKQALLTALMGHFQPALWDSIAAATIAQADQVGPFQTFADLRQHIVSTVTPAKSSELAARDLDRTTTTLDQARRLLKQNQAFQSIPFARTCREKRVKIYLLTRASPPREARAVWDHSPTGPYPGDWNRTCKELSDAGFNMVIPNMLWGGLAHYPSDVLPRSKTYEKYGDQIEQCLKAAHQHGLEVHVWKVNHNLSTAPEAFVIKMRDAGRTQVSVTGEPSDWLNPAHPENFKLEVDSMLEVVRKYPVDGIHFDYIRYPNDRHDYSDYSRQKFAADTGIKVQNWPADCYNGKLKSQYRDWRAAQITRLVETVQREARKIRPGIKISAAVFREYPDCREWVAQDWPLWAKNGYLDFICPMDYTDNDTQFRIWIEDQQKHLAGSIPVYPGIGALSSRTTLSSDRILGQVDMTRKLNAGGFTVFSLNPQTISSIIPDFKKSAGKVKAVPPHRLKK, encoded by the coding sequence ATGTTCCAGACACTCCCCTGTCTCCTGGCACTCACACTCGGCTTCACCACCGGGAACAACCAGGTACTTGATGAATTCAATTATCCATCATCGACGGAAGTCAGAAAAAACTGGCAGGAACTGAAGGGAACACTTCCCCTCGCCATGCAGAAATCGAATGATCAGAACGTCCTGCTGCTCTCTGCCCCGTTCGCTTCCAATCGCGAGATTCCACGAGCCGGCATGGATAAAGCGGTCAAGCTCGACCTTTCCACACCAGGCGTCTTCACAGTCGATGTAAAACCGGAGGTTCCCGACAGTAATCACCAGGTCAGTCTCTACTTTAAAAGTGGGCCCGGCTGGTACTCGGCAGCCAGAAGCGTCAAAGGAAACAACTGGCAGACCCTCCGTTTTTTGAAGAGCGATTTTCGTCCCGAAGACAAACCAGCAGGCTGGAACAATATTGATACCATCCGCCTCGTTGTCTGGCGGGAATCAGATTCAGAACCGAATACACACTTTCAAATACGGGATCTGAAAGCAATTACGAATGAGATTGTGATCATTGTCCCCGATCCGGGTCAGCAGCAGAAAGACACAAACACCGTAGCCGCCGCCGATCGTATCGAAGGCTTCCTGCAAACGTCCGGCATCAATTGCGACCGCATCAGCGAATCCGAATTATCTGCGACGTCACTCGGAAAGCGATCCGTCGCGATCCTGCCCTTCAATCCCGATCTCTCTGCCAAAGCCTGCGGAACTCTCAATCAGTTTATGGAACAGGGAGGCAAAGTCTTTCTGAATTTTCATATTCCCCCTGCACTCGAAAAGAATCTGGGAATCAAAAAAGGAAGTTACTTTAAACCAGAGGCTCCCGGCGGACTGTCTTCGATTCGATTGAAAGATTCCAAAATCCTGGGACTGCCAACTGAAGTCCAGCAGGCTTCCTGGAACCTGGTCACCGCGACTCCCTCAGGACATGGGGCGCGTGTGGTGGGACAATGGTATGATGAAAAAGGCAAACCAACGGGCAAGCCGGCACTCATTGTCAGTGACCGCGGTGCTTACTTCAGCCATCTGATCTTAAGTGATGATCCAATCCACAAGCAGGCCCTGCTGACCGCCCTCATGGGGCACTTCCAACCTGCACTTTGGGACTCTATCGCTGCAGCGACGATTGCCCAGGCCGATCAGGTAGGTCCTTTTCAGACATTTGCAGACCTGAGACAACATATTGTGTCGACAGTCACTCCCGCCAAAAGTAGCGAACTGGCGGCCCGTGATCTGGATCGTACAACCACCACTCTCGATCAGGCCCGACGACTACTGAAACAGAATCAGGCATTTCAATCCATTCCCTTTGCGCGAACCTGCCGTGAGAAACGAGTCAAAATTTATCTGCTCACCCGCGCCAGTCCTCCCCGTGAAGCCCGCGCCGTCTGGGATCATTCTCCCACAGGTCCTTACCCCGGCGACTGGAACCGCACGTGCAAAGAACTTTCCGATGCCGGTTTTAATATGGTCATCCCTAATATGCTGTGGGGTGGCCTGGCTCATTATCCCAGTGACGTGCTGCCTCGTAGTAAGACCTATGAAAAGTATGGTGATCAGATTGAACAATGCCTGAAAGCCGCACATCAACATGGTCTGGAAGTCCATGTCTGGAAAGTCAATCACAACCTTTCGACGGCCCCTGAAGCGTTTGTCATAAAGATGAGAGACGCGGGCCGCACACAGGTCAGTGTGACCGGTGAACCTTCCGACTGGCTCAACCCGGCTCATCCGGAAAACTTTAAATTAGAAGTCGACAGCATGCTGGAAGTCGTCCGTAAATATCCTGTCGATGGCATTCACTTTGACTATATCCGTTATCCCAATGATCGTCATGACTACAGTGACTATAGTCGACAGAAGTTTGCAGCCGATACAGGCATCAAAGTACAGAACTGGCCTGCCGACTGTTATAACGGCAAACTGAAAAGTCAGTACCGCGACTGGCGCGCCGCTCAGATCACCCGACTGGTAGAGACGGTGCAACGCGAAGCCCGTAAGATCCGACCCGGGATCAAAATCTCAGCCGCCGTCTTCCGCGAATATCCCGACTGCCGCGAATGGGTCGCGCAGGACTGGCCACTCTGGGCTAAAAACGGTTATCTCGACTTCATCTGCCCTATGGATTATACCGACAACGATACCCAGTTTCGCATCTGGATTGAAGATCAGCAGAAGCACCTTGCCGGTAGCATTCCCGTTTATCCCGGCATCGGTGCGCTCTCCTCAAGAACAACCCTCAGTAGTGATCGCATACTGGGGCAGGTTGATATGACACGCAAACTGAATGCGGGCGGCTTCACCGTCTTCAGTTTGAATCCTCAAACGATCTCCAGCATCATCCCCGATTTCAAAAAGAGCGCCGGCAAAGTCAAGGCAGTCCCCCCGCATCGACTGAAAAAGTGA
- a CDS encoding GntR family transcriptional regulator, producing MAARAPDTIQNTTRSGSSPTGKQRPKYMLLVEQIIQQITTGEIRPGEALPSEHQLCETHQLARTTVRNAMQLLEEQGWVNRIHGKGSFVSTNPPLTVSKPLDIFAFVLPETRTGYYPSLQRSFEQAAALTQHQVLVCCTENKVDAQGNTILQLIDKHVAGVALVPATVPATPAYQVRQLQQHGIPVVFCHREVEGVQAPLLSIPFREVGRLAGQTLLEQGHRSLALFSPHRASASIEYEAGLREAIASQESPCPEPFIFHGPSSQIHPIDYEQDLLLTLETMFQHEQPPTAIFATFDSLAELIYLLLGKLGKRVPEDISLLGFGGTVRNGAIQSRLSSITVDEIAIGQKAAELLTQMKQGILPLDSAEVFPIPINTSLGQTLGPPPASSA from the coding sequence ATGGCAGCACGTGCTCCAGACACAATCCAGAATACGACGCGCTCCGGTTCATCCCCGACCGGTAAACAACGCCCCAAGTACATGCTGCTTGTTGAACAGATCATTCAGCAGATCACGACTGGTGAGATTCGTCCCGGCGAAGCCCTGCCTTCCGAACATCAGCTCTGCGAAACACACCAACTGGCCCGCACCACTGTCCGCAACGCCATGCAGTTGCTGGAAGAACAGGGCTGGGTGAATCGAATTCATGGCAAAGGTTCGTTTGTCAGCACCAATCCGCCACTCACGGTTTCCAAACCACTTGACATATTTGCATTCGTACTGCCTGAGACACGTACCGGTTACTACCCTTCCCTGCAGCGCAGCTTCGAACAGGCTGCCGCATTAACCCAGCATCAGGTACTCGTCTGCTGCACCGAAAACAAAGTCGACGCTCAGGGCAACACCATTTTGCAACTGATCGACAAACATGTCGCAGGAGTTGCGCTGGTTCCCGCTACGGTTCCCGCCACTCCCGCTTACCAGGTCCGTCAGCTGCAGCAACATGGCATTCCTGTGGTCTTTTGCCATCGCGAAGTCGAAGGCGTGCAGGCCCCGCTGCTCTCCATCCCCTTTCGTGAGGTCGGCAGACTGGCCGGACAGACTTTGCTGGAACAGGGACATCGTTCACTCGCACTGTTTTCGCCGCATCGCGCCAGTGCCTCCATCGAATACGAGGCAGGTCTACGGGAAGCAATCGCGTCACAGGAGTCACCTTGCCCGGAACCCTTTATTTTCCACGGCCCGAGTTCTCAAATCCACCCCATCGATTACGAACAGGATCTACTGCTGACTCTGGAAACCATGTTCCAGCATGAACAGCCCCCCACCGCCATTTTTGCGACCTTCGATTCCCTGGCCGAACTGATTTATCTGCTACTGGGAAAACTGGGAAAGCGGGTTCCCGAGGATATCTCACTCCTGGGATTTGGGGGCACGGTTCGCAATGGTGCGATCCAGAGCAGACTTTCTTCTATCACAGTCGACGAAATCGCCATTGGCCAGAAAGCAGCAGAACTGCTTACACAAATGAAACAGGGAATACTGCCACTGGATTCTGCCGAAGTCTTCCCCATCCCCATCAACACCAGCCTCGGGCAGACCCTGGGACCACCCCCTGCCTCATCAGCTTGA
- a CDS encoding glycoside hydrolase family protein — protein MSRTSCVVNNKVVQHVLTGNKGFQMKRLMVTLFVVVGFLDLSLLRAGEVKEAEKPLEIGDHRELFVDDYLIGSLKGEELRLHHPVDEGPVLKFDKPWEGLFCGYSTIIKDGDVYRAYYRGRPTAGADGDVGEVYCYAESKDGVNWTKPEFSLYEKQGHKKNNIILADAAPMTHNFSPFLDTRPDVPADEKYKALGGTMKSGLVAFTSPDGIHWKQHPAGSVIPTKMVPYKYMFDSQNVAFWSPVEKKYLSYFRVFKDKIRRIARSESDDFIHWSAPVLMEYTTLDGEAPIEHLYTNQTHPYFRAPHIYLAIAARFMPGRQVLTDAQAKEIGVHPRYFKDTSDAILMTTRGDDTYQRTFLSGYIAGGIGAQNWVSRTNYPALNVVQTGPAEMSVYVNQDYAQPTSHLRRYSLRLDGFASVRADYAGGEMVTKPLVFDGSELSINFSTSAAGGVKVEIQDEQGQPIPGFTLADCREQIGNEVDRVVSWKQGSDLKSLSGKPIRLKFVMKDADLYSLQFQK, from the coding sequence ATGAGTCGGACGTCATGTGTGGTCAACAATAAAGTAGTACAACATGTCTTAACTGGCAATAAGGGGTTTCAAATGAAGCGATTGATGGTAACACTGTTTGTTGTCGTGGGTTTTCTCGATCTATCCCTGCTTAGGGCCGGTGAAGTGAAAGAGGCAGAAAAGCCACTTGAAATTGGCGATCATCGCGAATTATTTGTCGATGATTATCTGATTGGTAGTCTCAAGGGAGAAGAACTTCGCCTGCATCATCCGGTTGATGAAGGGCCCGTATTGAAATTTGATAAGCCCTGGGAGGGGTTGTTTTGTGGATACAGTACGATCATTAAAGACGGTGATGTCTATCGGGCTTACTATCGCGGGCGGCCGACCGCCGGTGCTGATGGTGATGTGGGTGAGGTTTATTGTTATGCGGAATCCAAAGATGGTGTGAACTGGACCAAGCCAGAGTTTTCGCTGTATGAGAAACAGGGGCATAAGAAGAACAATATCATCCTGGCAGACGCCGCACCGATGACGCACAACTTCTCTCCGTTTCTGGACACCCGGCCCGATGTGCCTGCAGACGAAAAGTATAAAGCTCTGGGGGGAACGATGAAGAGCGGTCTGGTCGCATTTACTTCTCCGGATGGAATTCACTGGAAACAGCATCCCGCCGGATCAGTGATTCCCACAAAGATGGTGCCTTATAAATACATGTTTGATTCTCAAAATGTGGCGTTCTGGTCTCCTGTTGAGAAAAAGTACCTCAGTTATTTTCGCGTGTTCAAAGATAAAATTCGCCGCATCGCCCGCAGTGAGAGTGATGATTTTATTCACTGGTCTGCACCGGTGCTGATGGAGTATACCACTCTCGATGGCGAGGCACCGATTGAGCATCTTTATACGAATCAGACCCATCCTTATTTTCGTGCTCCTCATATTTATCTGGCGATCGCCGCCCGTTTCATGCCGGGTCGACAGGTGCTGACCGATGCGCAGGCGAAAGAAATCGGTGTGCATCCCCGTTATTTCAAAGATACCTCCGATGCGATTCTGATGACGACTCGCGGCGATGATACCTATCAGCGGACCTTTCTGAGTGGATATATTGCTGGCGGTATCGGTGCCCAGAACTGGGTTTCACGGACGAATTATCCTGCCTTAAATGTGGTTCAGACCGGCCCTGCGGAAATGTCGGTGTATGTGAACCAGGATTATGCCCAGCCGACATCGCATCTGAGGCGTTACTCTTTACGCCTGGATGGATTTGCTTCGGTGCGTGCTGATTATGCAGGGGGAGAGATGGTCACGAAGCCGCTGGTGTTTGATGGTTCAGAGCTGTCGATCAACTTTTCCACATCGGCTGCAGGCGGTGTTAAGGTTGAGATTCAGGATGAGCAGGGGCAGCCGATTCCTGGATTTACCCTGGCTGATTGTCGCGAACAGATCGGCAATGAAGTGGACCGTGTTGTTTCCTGGAAGCAGGGGAGCGACTTGAAATCACTGAGTGGGAAGCCGATTCGTCTCAAGTTTGTGATGAAAGATGCGGACCTGTATTCACTGCAGTTTCAGAAATGA
- a CDS encoding exo-alpha-sialidase produces the protein MKSASPLYAVCLLLLSATLLHAEEPVQLKLESVQKIWDKDPHNAFTGLTRFKDQWFCVFRTGKAHVSPDGSLQVLASKDAKFWKPVARISSDTSDLRDAKISVTPEGQLMLSGAAAIPQPNPVKHQSMNWFSDDGIHWSKGHKIGDPSVWLWGMKWHNGDVYSIGYHTGKEGPRFTRLYKSSDGKDYETVVDKLFDTGYTNESSLVFTKDDTCYCLLRRDAKGANTGLLGVSRPPYTDWEWKDLGVRIGGPDLFQLPDGRFLATVRLYSPKAHTSICQIDVKTGKLTELLELPSGGDTSYANMVLHDGLLNVSYYSSHEGKTSIYFAKVSYK, from the coding sequence ATGAAATCTGCCTCGCCTTTATATGCAGTCTGCCTGCTATTGCTGTCTGCCACACTGCTTCATGCAGAAGAACCAGTCCAACTGAAGCTGGAAAGTGTCCAGAAAATCTGGGATAAAGATCCGCACAACGCGTTTACAGGACTGACCCGCTTTAAAGATCAATGGTTTTGCGTCTTCCGCACCGGTAAAGCGCATGTCTCACCCGATGGTTCGCTGCAGGTACTCGCTTCCAAAGATGCCAAATTCTGGAAACCGGTCGCCCGCATTTCCTCAGACACTTCCGATCTGCGCGACGCTAAGATCAGCGTCACACCCGAAGGCCAGCTCATGCTCAGTGGTGCCGCAGCGATACCCCAGCCCAACCCCGTCAAACATCAGTCGATGAACTGGTTCTCGGACGATGGCATACACTGGTCGAAAGGTCATAAAATCGGCGACCCCAGTGTCTGGCTCTGGGGCATGAAGTGGCATAACGGCGATGTCTACAGCATCGGCTACCACACAGGAAAAGAAGGTCCCCGCTTCACACGCCTGTATAAAAGCAGCGATGGCAAAGACTACGAAACGGTCGTCGACAAACTGTTTGATACCGGTTACACGAACGAAAGTTCTCTGGTCTTCACCAAAGATGATACCTGCTACTGCCTGTTGCGGCGTGATGCCAAAGGAGCCAACACAGGTCTGCTGGGCGTCTCCCGCCCACCTTACACTGACTGGGAATGGAAAGATCTCGGCGTTCGTATTGGTGGTCCTGATCTGTTCCAACTGCCCGATGGCCGTTTCCTGGCAACCGTACGACTCTACTCCCCCAAAGCTCACACATCCATCTGTCAGATCGATGTCAAAACCGGAAAACTGACCGAACTGCTGGAGCTTCCCAGTGGCGGCGATACCAGCTACGCCAACATGGTACTGCATGATGGCCTGTTGAACGTGAGCTACTACTCCAGCCACGAAGGCAAAACATCAATCTACTTTGCCAAAGTCAGCTATAAATAA
- a CDS encoding Imm52 family immunity protein produces MFSGYDFHIFWGVRKESPAEIARRMSKMLRKLKPISPLLKAWATDAMNPDGHRISTTAKGLEPIIAKGVYRNDVDRSIDEELGFSESICNAFDDGSFAALRIDAGCWSEFSHNGVCLNFPMITDVIRPLLSVEGILQILHILIECWEPDSAHFTSSFLSKDLDWPKVQFNETDCEWVSYHPHSDWEWPELPEQVKVIEEQQGRFLVLIDDSFAETGTGDVELVRRTRLILSEHYDQSSGED; encoded by the coding sequence ATGTTTAGTGGTTACGATTTTCATATTTTCTGGGGAGTTCGAAAGGAAAGTCCGGCTGAGATTGCCCGGCGGATGTCGAAGATGCTGCGCAAGCTGAAGCCGATTTCTCCGCTGCTCAAAGCATGGGCCACGGATGCAATGAATCCGGATGGCCATCGGATTTCTACGACAGCGAAAGGGCTGGAACCGATCATTGCCAAGGGAGTCTACAGAAATGATGTCGATCGAAGTATTGATGAAGAGTTAGGATTCAGTGAATCAATCTGTAATGCTTTTGACGATGGCAGTTTTGCAGCATTGAGAATTGATGCCGGCTGCTGGAGTGAGTTTTCCCATAATGGTGTCTGCCTCAACTTTCCCATGATCACAGACGTGATCAGACCGCTTCTGTCCGTGGAAGGGATCCTCCAGATCTTGCACATTCTGATTGAATGCTGGGAGCCGGACTCCGCCCACTTTACCAGTTCATTTCTCTCGAAAGATTTAGACTGGCCTAAAGTGCAATTTAATGAAACGGACTGTGAATGGGTGTCGTATCATCCGCACAGTGACTGGGAATGGCCGGAGTTGCCGGAACAAGTAAAAGTGATTGAGGAGCAGCAGGGGCGGTTTCTGGTATTGATTGATGATTCTTTTGCTGAAACAGGGACGGGGGATGTGGAGTTGGTTCGTCGCACCCGATTGATTCTGTCTGAGCATTATGATCAGAGTTCCGGGGAAGATTGA
- a CDS encoding aspartate:alanine exchanger family transporter — protein MELLELIPSVDYSVAIELCAPGARKRCRAIEEIVVLFAVIGFGLILGKISIRGISLGSSGVIFAGLLAGHWGYQVEPEAGLAGVVLFIYCLGIGAGPSFLQMFLNRGKALVLLAGVMMSSALLAVWLMGRLFKLSPDLASGLFAGALTSTPALAAATEKLPAGSDVAVGFGIAYPFGVIGVILFIQILPRWFPGGIDKALSESTAARGEIIREVVEVQNRNLVGKRLRDVTILAKSNCQVSRLIVNGQPRPIPKEFQLELGQLLLVIGRTGQIETVMEALGTRCPDAQYVLDVERQRRDIVITSKEVVGRTLKDLHFRSRFGVTIARITRQNIEFVPGSEQSLHYGDILRAVGEPEDLERFATAVGHRARTADETDLIILAGGLILGMILGRLSVSLGSQSFSLGMAGGPLLVGLLMGHFGQFGGLSVQMPRAGRLLLSELGLTVFLAQAGCQAGGNFVEVVRANGLTMCLAAAVVVMVALLSGLLAARYWLRLNLLETAGGLCGAMTSTPGLGAVTSAIDSSEPATSYATVYPVALVLVTLLTPILIALL, from the coding sequence ATGGAACTGCTGGAACTGATCCCGTCTGTCGACTATAGTGTGGCCATTGAATTGTGCGCTCCGGGAGCCAGGAAAAGGTGCAGAGCCATCGAAGAGATAGTCGTTTTATTTGCTGTGATCGGTTTCGGTCTGATACTGGGGAAGATTTCGATTCGTGGAATTTCGCTGGGCAGTTCGGGAGTAATCTTCGCCGGTCTGCTGGCAGGGCATTGGGGATACCAGGTTGAGCCCGAGGCTGGGCTGGCGGGGGTTGTGCTGTTTATCTACTGCCTGGGGATCGGGGCAGGTCCCAGTTTTCTGCAGATGTTTCTGAATCGTGGCAAAGCGCTGGTGCTGCTGGCTGGGGTCATGATGAGTTCGGCACTGCTGGCCGTCTGGCTCATGGGGCGTCTCTTCAAGTTGAGTCCCGACCTGGCGAGCGGCCTGTTTGCGGGGGCTCTGACGAGTACGCCGGCTCTCGCGGCGGCGACGGAAAAGCTGCCTGCTGGTTCGGATGTCGCGGTCGGCTTCGGCATTGCCTACCCCTTTGGTGTGATCGGGGTGATTTTATTCATTCAGATTCTGCCCCGCTGGTTTCCCGGCGGAATTGATAAAGCCTTGAGTGAATCGACTGCCGCCCGCGGCGAAATCATTCGCGAAGTGGTTGAAGTCCAGAACAGAAATCTGGTGGGGAAACGCCTGCGGGACGTGACCATTCTGGCGAAATCGAACTGCCAGGTTTCACGATTGATTGTGAATGGGCAACCGCGACCGATTCCGAAAGAGTTTCAACTGGAACTGGGACAGCTCCTGCTGGTCATCGGGCGGACGGGGCAGATCGAGACTGTGATGGAAGCTCTGGGAACCCGCTGCCCTGATGCACAATACGTACTCGATGTGGAGCGGCAGCGTCGTGACATTGTGATTACGTCCAAAGAGGTAGTGGGACGCACGCTCAAGGATCTGCATTTTCGGTCCCGGTTTGGGGTGACCATTGCGCGGATTACCCGCCAGAACATTGAATTTGTTCCCGGCTCAGAACAGTCACTGCATTACGGTGATATTCTGCGGGCGGTTGGTGAGCCGGAAGATCTGGAACGTTTTGCGACGGCCGTTGGTCATCGGGCTCGGACTGCGGATGAAACGGATCTCATTATCCTGGCGGGAGGACTAATTCTGGGGATGATCTTGGGACGGTTGAGTGTTTCGCTGGGAAGTCAGTCGTTTTCTCTGGGAATGGCGGGGGGCCCGTTGCTGGTCGGGCTGCTGATGGGACACTTCGGTCAGTTTGGTGGATTGTCAGTACAAATGCCGCGCGCGGGCCGGTTGTTGTTAAGTGAACTCGGGCTGACGGTCTTTCTCGCACAAGCAGGTTGTCAGGCAGGCGGGAATTTCGTGGAAGTGGTCCGCGCCAACGGATTGACGATGTGTCTGGCCGCTGCGGTGGTGGTGATGGTGGCACTGCTGTCCGGGCTTCTGGCAGCCCGTTACTGGCTGCGTTTGAATCTGCTGGAGACGGCTGGGGGCCTGTGTGGCGCGATGACTTCCACGCCCGGTTTGGGAGCGGTCACGTCAGCCATTGATTCGAGTGAGCCGGCAACGAGTTATGCAACCGTCTATCCGGTGGCCCTGGTGTTGGTGACACTGTTGACGCCGATTTTGATTGCGTTGTTGTAG
- a CDS encoding M14 family zinc carboxypeptidase: MTQRNQRSEHATFSFLWILVVTFLISPALQAEEQVDLKKKLANLPQPWQETLHRLTLKEYTETLKYWEETYPDRVQVDRIGVTLEGIPLPMLKITDQKTDDKLKQVCLVTALHGGPERSGTTAVMHFIEWVLSDAPEAVATRKNQLLLIIPIINPFAYFETDRFGNSQKIDPYTGGGTANWDLKTFEFKHPEKAPEVMAVLSVIDQFRPDVHVDVHGTGLQEYAPVQLGSRERYRGQTMFEVTGSAYSNMSLRPWDWRITETINAAGIKAGFGYDRFEADAQRLYWGSSLTAMANRLWLGRPNFYTAHYGYARYHTMVMALEVGWEQSGLARLQALMNIGNDRWNGEYFTGYPVNRVQGYIGHFVTAWGTTPQTRRQSRSELWKRQPYFSQSILYPQTDGRDIYLIATSNKAAALLSADIPEFLDNMKNIPNIDQESLKTIIEAGPEIKFAISKGHSAPELEQPIENGISFQLRIPYRDPELVDIRLNGHLLKKSATDGYLAWYADGFTHVQVNVPPEKSKANDLYLITCLYNPKQTRTYGWKPPQSVMERIKDTNE; encoded by the coding sequence ATGACTCAAAGAAATCAACGTTCAGAACACGCAACATTTTCATTCCTGTGGATCTTGGTCGTCACCTTTCTGATATCGCCTGCATTGCAGGCTGAAGAACAAGTCGATCTGAAAAAGAAACTGGCCAATCTACCTCAACCCTGGCAGGAAACACTGCATCGGCTGACGCTCAAGGAATACACTGAAACGTTAAAATACTGGGAAGAAACCTACCCTGACCGGGTCCAGGTCGATCGCATCGGTGTCACACTTGAAGGCATCCCGCTCCCGATGTTGAAAATTACCGATCAGAAAACCGACGACAAACTGAAACAGGTCTGCCTGGTGACAGCCCTGCATGGCGGCCCCGAACGCAGTGGCACCACAGCCGTCATGCATTTCATTGAATGGGTCCTCAGTGACGCCCCGGAAGCGGTCGCAACACGTAAAAATCAACTACTGCTGATCATCCCCATCATCAATCCTTTTGCGTATTTCGAAACGGATCGCTTTGGGAATTCACAAAAGATTGACCCCTACACAGGAGGGGGCACCGCCAATTGGGATCTCAAAACGTTCGAATTCAAACACCCTGAAAAAGCGCCTGAAGTCATGGCAGTCTTGTCCGTGATTGATCAGTTTCGTCCTGACGTGCATGTCGACGTGCATGGCACTGGTTTGCAGGAATACGCCCCCGTTCAACTGGGATCCCGCGAACGCTATCGCGGTCAGACCATGTTTGAAGTCACAGGCTCTGCCTATTCCAACATGTCGCTCCGTCCCTGGGACTGGCGGATTACCGAAACGATCAACGCCGCAGGCATCAAGGCAGGATTTGGTTACGACCGTTTCGAAGCCGATGCACAGCGACTCTACTGGGGCTCCTCACTGACGGCGATGGCTAACAGACTCTGGCTCGGTCGTCCCAATTTTTATACAGCACATTACGGCTATGCCCGCTATCATACCATGGTGATGGCCTTGGAAGTCGGTTGGGAACAGAGTGGACTGGCACGCCTGCAGGCCCTGATGAACATCGGCAATGATAGATGGAATGGCGAATATTTCACGGGTTATCCCGTGAACCGGGTACAAGGCTATATCGGACACTTTGTCACCGCCTGGGGAACCACTCCGCAGACCCGACGCCAGAGCCGCAGCGAACTCTGGAAACGGCAACCCTACTTCTCTCAGTCTATTCTCTATCCACAGACCGATGGGAGAGACATCTATCTCATCGCCACTTCGAATAAAGCAGCCGCATTGCTTTCTGCTGATATCCCTGAATTTCTGGACAATATGAAAAACATTCCCAACATTGATCAGGAATCATTGAAGACAATTATCGAAGCCGGGCCGGAAATCAAATTCGCGATCAGCAAAGGCCACTCCGCTCCTGAATTAGAACAACCAATCGAAAACGGCATTTCGTTTCAGCTGCGCATCCCCTATCGCGACCCGGAACTGGTAGACATCAGGTTAAACGGACATCTGCTCAAAAAGAGCGCCACCGATGGCTATCTCGCCTGGTATGCAGATGGATTCACCCACGTACAGGTCAATGTTCCACCTGAAAAGTCAAAAGCCAACGACCTTTACCTCATTACCTGTCTCTACAATCCCAAACAAACCAGAACGTATGGCTGGAAGCCGCCTCAGTCAGTCATGGAACGTATCAAAGACACAAATGAATAA